The window GGGCCGGCTGATGGACCCAGACGAACCCCTCGGCCGCGGTTACGTCCGCACGGTGGCCGACCGCGTGCGGTCCGCCCGTCCGGACGACGGCATCACGTTCCTCAACCGGGGTGTGTCCGGCGACCGCGTCTCGGACCTGCGCGCCCGGTGGCGTGAGGACGCGACGGATCTCGAACCGGATGTGGTGTCCGTCCTGATCGGTGTGAACGACACCTGGCGCCGCTACGACTCCGGCGAGATCAGCACGATCGAGGCGTACGAGGACGACTACCGCACCGTCCTCACCCGGGCGCGGGAGAGGCCGGACACCCAGCTCGTCCTCATCGAGCCGTTCCTGATCCCGGTGCGGGAGGAGCAGTGGGCCTGGCGCGAGGATCTCGATCCCAGGATCCAGACGGTCCGCAGGCTGGCGGAGGAGTTCGACGCCTCGCTGCTGGCCGCCGACGGACTGCTCAACCAGGCGGCGCGGGCCGCGGGCGGGCCCGCGCACATCGCCGGTGACGGCGTCCATCCCACTCCGCTCGGACACGCGCTGCTGGCCGAGGCGTGGATGGCGCTCGCCGGACTCTGACCGCCGGGCTCCGGAGCCACGGGAGTCCTCGCCCGCCCGGTCCTCCCCGTACGGGCCGGGCCCGCGACCGGCCCCACGACCTGCTCGGCGCGTCGCGGACACGCATGCTTGGGCCTCGCTCCAGGAAACCCTCCGCCCCGCGCAGTACGGGTACTTGAGGACCGGCTCGTCTTCGGGCAGACCGGCGTTCGGGCGTGGCGCGGGGGG is drawn from Streptomyces sp. NBC_00178 and contains these coding sequences:
- a CDS encoding SGNH/GDSL hydrolase family protein, with translation MTISLHGSPVVLFQGDSITDVGRLMDPDEPLGRGYVRTVADRVRSARPDDGITFLNRGVSGDRVSDLRARWREDATDLEPDVVSVLIGVNDTWRRYDSGEISTIEAYEDDYRTVLTRARERPDTQLVLIEPFLIPVREEQWAWREDLDPRIQTVRRLAEEFDASLLAADGLLNQAARAAGGPAHIAGDGVHPTPLGHALLAEAWMALAGL